From one Marinilabiliales bacterium genomic stretch:
- a CDS encoding outer membrane lipoprotein-sorting protein, which produces MKTKGTILTAVFLAVASLAVSGQDAKEILRRMEYNMRGDASYAEMTMETVRPRYTREISMRSWSLGDDFALIYVTAPARDQGTAFLKRGNEIWNYVPNIDRTVRMPPSMMSQSWMGSDFSNDDLVRGVSVIEDYDHEMAGSETIDGLECYRIEMVPHPETPVVYEKVRYWVSKKYYLPVKVENYDEYGDLVSTIHFRDIKTIGGRPMPAVMEMIPEDKRGHRTILTYHEADFDIDVSEGFFSIQNLTSIR; this is translated from the coding sequence ATGAAAACCAAAGGAACAATTCTGACAGCAGTTTTTCTGGCAGTTGCATCACTGGCCGTTAGCGGACAGGATGCAAAGGAAATACTTCGCCGGATGGAGTATAACATGAGGGGTGACGCCTCCTACGCCGAAATGACTATGGAGACGGTGAGGCCCCGCTATACCAGGGAGATCTCAATGAGGTCATGGAGCCTGGGAGACGACTTTGCCCTTATCTATGTAACCGCACCTGCAAGGGACCAGGGAACGGCATTCCTCAAGCGCGGAAATGAGATATGGAACTATGTACCCAATATCGACCGTACGGTCAGGATGCCTCCCTCGATGATGTCGCAGTCGTGGATGGGATCGGACTTCTCCAATGACGACCTTGTAAGGGGTGTTTCGGTTATCGAGGACTATGATCATGAAATGGCAGGAAGCGAGACCATCGACGGCCTGGAGTGCTACAGAATTGAGATGGTGCCCCACCCCGAAACACCGGTTGTGTATGAAAAGGTCAGATACTGGGTAAGCAAAAAGTATTACCTTCCCGTGAAGGTTGAGAACTACGATGAATACGGTGATCTGGTAAGCACAATTCACTTCAGGGATATAAAAACCATTGGCGGCAGGCCTATGCCGGCGGTTATGGAGATGATACCGGAGGACAAGCGCGGGCACAGGACCATACTGACATACCATGAAGCTGATTTTGATATTGATGTGTCAGAAGGCTTCTTCTCGATCCAGAACCTGACTTCAATCAGATAG